A single window of Oncorhynchus keta strain PuntledgeMale-10-30-2019 chromosome 34, Oket_V2, whole genome shotgun sequence DNA harbors:
- the LOC118366975 gene encoding mitogen-activated protein kinase kinase kinase 19-like isoform X1 yields MMESSERRVLGAGIEVLRGELEVVGLRLEELGDCPWEEVDVPRMEGGCTPLITACQRGLTEVVHFLLKRGADVTLCNHSNQTPLHVSLPVLQGVLLSAMFRALPHQTQLLQAAWQGDLHSLQHLLAQTDLVDVNTQNRDGLTPLMLAVRDVDLFEELDVRLPWEYRPVEVVRELLALSADLGVCDDNGCSALHYAAQIESPMKDELIHMMVESLRQPAPTPLDLQCFHPDELRVNSPSPSPYLTQNVLIQTAASTEDLLESPECVPLSNHHKAINQDKGLSLSFQSAMDTLMDMRQAYQDLGKGSSQGSSIPSLWFRARHLDKLDPTPGLLKTTGSSPCLPVPPSPMAPHPAQLSQSAPGLLEPLLDSLVQARVHIQNRLGCGETEKKSSGRKGSFPALLPGPIRTPKLLAPLEGRHRNGGVLPGLKHPSPLKPINLVPLMPLTSMSSITSRLRRERLARTRVSPRGSPGTRGGSEESSFSSQSTIDLEVDVDDNKRDLRETTAKQHAGETFEGRLQLDLDSSGKFNVGDYSQDNADHRNRESTRHQGAFPRDNKEGVSIKSDPGGRGYKAIIELSHQLNPDLTNFKDVNSTSCFERDCEGEVVAVEWTEVMCSGGLSKETTSTEPTTTRPFASKRNGNKEIQVDDNAKTSVVDDTKYQCLPSTVNVTLPELNPPTEKKIKPTKPAKNKESRGSTSIQTNQSFNVLAHKDHIRGNSKSKSNLRTSPIPSQVKGKVRKPPDLIVNGIISTKTGQKSTDSTSVRTRVTEPVHPSCKKLNNDKKAPKIKVPCQKHIQQREPKSARQAKTGSQLGTLRAKSAVDYITYSDIFQEINTGDEGPVIYEMFAGPVFDNIRVSSSCERTRQVLSAPSRKTQTHRTKHKCPKPLESRRVRRSPVDKAKQRKNRAIRPISRGKSHLTPIASTHDKDDVVVISGLDWQIHIQTKTELVLGKDGEETVSPSTPEVQEGDHMLSLSVIEEVLSMSSHTPNPLISHHWPRDKTSPSQTKTKLTSHSDPVDDHLHVLHNRGPMANNMSESEKNKANHLDHSSTPSDCPVQPKINTWTSGSCDSRTVSPVFQKFLDDVGEGPLTDDLLRCLAEELISLDERDGVCPENNCDSDQREFRNNSELRCEKSLLGDFTSPGEVLSGSGLVVDDAITWRKGEVLGRGAYGTVFCGLTNQGQLIAVKQVALDASDLKTADKEYNRLQEEVDLLKNLHHDNIVGFLGTSLRDHMVSIFMEYVPGGSIASVLHRFGPLPERVLALYTRQILEGVSYLHLNRVIHRDLKGNNVMLMPTGVVKLIDFGCARRLRCLTHTYSHSDLLKSVHGTPYWMAPEVINETGHGRKSDIWSVGCTVFEMATGKPPLSHMDKMAALFYIGARRGLMPSLPDRFSEDARDFVQVCLTNDQKQRPSAEQLLDHPFIPNNVILV; encoded by the exons ATGATGGAGAGTAGTGAGAGAAGGGTTCTGGGGGCTGGTATTGAGGTGCTGAGGGGAGAGCTGGAGGTGGTAGGCCTGAGGCTGGAGGAGCTGGGAGATTGTCCCTGGGAGGAGGTGGATGTTCCCCGCATGGAGGGGGGCTGTACTCCTCTTATCACTGCCTGCCAGAGGGGCTTGACTGAG GTTGTACACTTCCTTCTGAAAAGAGGAGCCGATGTGACTCTGTGCAACCATAGCAACCAGACACCACTGCATGTGAGTCTTCCAGTCCTCCAGGGGGTGCTGTTATCAGCCATGTTCAGGGCTCTGCCCCACCAGACCCAGCTCCTCCAGGCTGCTTGGCAGGGAGACCTCCACTCCCTGCAGCACCTTCTG GCCCAGACAGACCTAGTGGACGTGAACACTCAGAACCGCGACGGGCTGACCCCTCTAATGCTGGCTGTGAGGGACGTCGACTTGTTTGAGGAGCTGGACGTCCGATTGCCATGGGAATACAGACCTGTGGAGGTGGTCAGGGAACTGCTGGCTCTCTCAGC TGACCTGGGGGTGTGTGATGACAACGGCTGTTCTGCTCTTCACTATGCTGCACAGATAGAGAGCCCCATGAAAGACGAACTCATCCACATGATGGTTGAGTCCCTCAGACAGCCAG CGCCCACGCCCCTGGACCTGCAGTGCTTCCACCCTGATGAGCTGAGAGTAAactcccccagcccctctccctaTCTGACCCAAAATGTCCTCATTCAGACTGCTGCCAGCACAGAG GATTTGCTGGAGTCTCCAGAGTGTGTTCCTTTATCCAACCATCATAAAGCCATCAATCAAG ATAAGgggctctccctctccttccagaGCGCCATGGATACCCTGATGGACATGAGGCAAGCCTAccaagatctggggaagggtagcag TCAAGGTTCATCTATACCCAGTCTGTGGTTCAGAGCCAGACACTTAGACAAACTGGATCCTACACCGGGGCTATTGAAGACCACAGGAAGCTCACCCTGCCTGCCTGTTCCCCCCAGCCCGATGGCCCCTCACCCAGCCCAGCTGAGCCAATCTGCCCCCGGTCTATTGGAGCCTCTCCTGGACTCTCTGGTCCAGGCCCGAGTTCACATCCAGAACA GGCTTGGATGTGGTGAAACGGAGAAAAAAAGCAGTGGTCGAAAG GGCTCCTTCCCTGCCCTGCTTCCAGGCCCCATCAGGACCCCCAAGCTGTTAGCCCCTCTGGAGGGGAGGCATAGAAACGGAGGAGTGCTGCCCGGCCTGAAGCACCCTTCTCCCCTAAAGCCCATCAACCTTGTGCCCCTGATGCCCCTGACCTCCATGTCCTCCATAACCTCCAGGCTGAGGAGGGAGAGGCTGGCCAGGACCAGGGTGAGCCCCAGAGGGTCCCCAGGCACCAGAGGGGGCAGCGAGGAGAGCAGCTTCAGTAGCCAATCCACCATTGACTTGGAGGTAGATGTGGATGACAATAAGAGAGACTTAAGAGAGACTACAGCAAAACAACACGCTGGAGAGACTTTTGAGGGAAGGTTGCAGTTGGATCTAGACTCATCTGGGAAGTTTAATGTTGGAGATTACAGTCAGGATAATGCAGACCATAGGAATAGGGAGTCGACAAGACATCAGGGTGCCTTTCCTAGGGATAACAAGGAAGGAGTATCTATCAAATCTGACCCTGGAGGGAGAGGGTACAAAGCAATAATTGAGTTGAGTCACCAACTTAACCCCGATTTGACGAATTTCAAAGATGTTAACAGCACTTCATGCTTTGAGAGGGACTGTGAGGGTGAGGTTGTGGCAGTGGAATGGACGGAGGTGATGTGCTCAGGGGGTCTCTCAAAAGAGACTACAAGTACTGAGCCAACTACCACACGTCCCTTTGCATCTAAAAGAAATGGAAACAAAGAGATTCAAGTTGATGACAATGCAAAGACTAGTGTTGTGGATGACACCAAGTATCAATGTCTTCCTTCTACTGTGAATGTCACACTACCTGAATTAAACCCTCCTACAGAGAAAAAGATCAAACCTACCAAGCCTGCCAAGAACAAAGAGAGTAGAGGCAGCACTAGCATCCAAACCAATCAGTCTTTCAACGTCTTGGCACACAAAGATCACATTCGGGGGAACAGCAAGTCCAAAAGCAACCTGAGGACTTCACCCATTCCTTCACAAGTCAAAGGCAAAGTCAGAAAACCTCCTGATCTCATCGTCAATGGGATAATCTCTACAAAGACTGGTCAGAAAAGCACAGACTCAACCTCTGTCAGAACGAGGGTTACAGAGCCCGTACATCCAAGCTGCAAAAAGCTGAACAACgacaaaaaggcacctaaaataAAAGTACCTTGTCAGAAACATATTCAGCAGAGGGAACCGAAAAGTGCCAGACAAGCCAAGACTGGGTCACAACTGGGGACCCTGAGGGCCAAGTCAGCCGTGGACTACATCACGTATAGTGATATCTTCCAGGAAATCAACACCGGAGATGAGGGACCAGTCATCTATGAGATGTTTGCCGGCCCGGTGTTTGACAACATAAGAGTTTCCAGTTCATGTGAGAGGACGAGGCAGGTCCTGTCTGCCCCGTCTAGGAAGACCCAAACCCACAGGACCAAACACAAATGCCCTAAACCACTGGAGAGCAGAAGAGTGAGGCGAAGCCCTGTGGACAAGGCCAAGCAGAGGAAGAACAGGGCTATTAGGCCTATATCCAGGGGAAAGTCACATCTGACACCTATCGCCAGCACGCATGACAAAGACGACGTGGTGGTTATTTCTGGGCTTGACTGGCAAATCCACATCCAGACTAAGACTGAGCTGGTCCTCGGTAAAGATGGAGAAGAGACAGTCTCTCCCAGCACACCCGAGGTTCAGGAGGGGGACCATATGTTGTCACTGTCAGTGATCGAAGAAGTGCTGTCTATGTCCAGCCATACGCCAAACCCACTAATCTCTCACCACTGGCCGAGAGACAAAACCTCCCCCAGTCAGACAAAGACTAAACTCACATCTCATTCTGACCCAGTTGATGATCACCTCCATGTGCTGCACAATAGGGGACCCATGGCGAACAACATGTCAGAAAGTGAGAAAAACAAGGCAAATCATTTAGACCATTCATCCACCCCATCCGATTGCCCTGTGCAGCCTAAGATCAACACCTGGACCTCAGGTAGCTGTGACAGCAGGACAGTGTCCCCTGTGTTCCAGAAGTTTCTGGATGATGTGGGGGAGGGACCACTGACCGATGACCTGCTCCGTTGTCTGGCAGAAGAGCTGATATCACTGGATGAGAGAGATGGTGTATGTCCAGAAAACAACTGTGACTCAGACCAGAGGGAATTCAGAAACAATTCTGAGCTGAGATGTGAGAAGTCATTACTGGGG GATTTTACATCACCTGGAGAAGTGCTCAGTGGGTCTGGGTTGGTAGTGGATGATGCCATCACCTGGAGGAAAGGAGAAGTGCTGGGCAGAGGAGCTTATGGAACT GTGTTCTGTGGACTGACCAACCAAGGCCAGCTGATAGCCGTAAAACAGGTGGCCCTGGACGCCTCAGACCTCAAAACCGCAGACAAGGAGTACAACCGTCTACAGGAGGAAGTAGACCTCTTAAAGAACCTCCATCACGACAACATTGTGGGATTTCTGGGCACCTCTCTGCGGGACCACATGGTCAGCATCTTCATGGAGTATGTCCCCGGAGGCTCCATCGCCAGCGTGCTCCACCGCTTTGGTCCCCTTCCGGAGCGCGTCCTGGCCCTGTACACCCGCCAGATCCTGGAGGGGGTGTCCTACCTGCACCTCAACAGGGTCATCCACAGGGACCTGAAGGGGAACAATGTGATGTTGATGCCTACGGGAGTAGTCA
- the LOC118366975 gene encoding mitogen-activated protein kinase kinase kinase 19-like isoform X2 encodes MFRALPHQTQLLQAAWQGDLHSLQHLLAQTDLVDVNTQNRDGLTPLMLAVRDVDLFEELDVRLPWEYRPVEVVRELLALSADLGVCDDNGCSALHYAAQIESPMKDELIHMMVESLRQPAPTPLDLQCFHPDELRVNSPSPSPYLTQNVLIQTAASTEDLLESPECVPLSNHHKAINQDKGLSLSFQSAMDTLMDMRQAYQDLGKGSSQGSSIPSLWFRARHLDKLDPTPGLLKTTGSSPCLPVPPSPMAPHPAQLSQSAPGLLEPLLDSLVQARVHIQNRLGCGETEKKSSGRKGSFPALLPGPIRTPKLLAPLEGRHRNGGVLPGLKHPSPLKPINLVPLMPLTSMSSITSRLRRERLARTRVSPRGSPGTRGGSEESSFSSQSTIDLEVDVDDNKRDLRETTAKQHAGETFEGRLQLDLDSSGKFNVGDYSQDNADHRNRESTRHQGAFPRDNKEGVSIKSDPGGRGYKAIIELSHQLNPDLTNFKDVNSTSCFERDCEGEVVAVEWTEVMCSGGLSKETTSTEPTTTRPFASKRNGNKEIQVDDNAKTSVVDDTKYQCLPSTVNVTLPELNPPTEKKIKPTKPAKNKESRGSTSIQTNQSFNVLAHKDHIRGNSKSKSNLRTSPIPSQVKGKVRKPPDLIVNGIISTKTGQKSTDSTSVRTRVTEPVHPSCKKLNNDKKAPKIKVPCQKHIQQREPKSARQAKTGSQLGTLRAKSAVDYITYSDIFQEINTGDEGPVIYEMFAGPVFDNIRVSSSCERTRQVLSAPSRKTQTHRTKHKCPKPLESRRVRRSPVDKAKQRKNRAIRPISRGKSHLTPIASTHDKDDVVVISGLDWQIHIQTKTELVLGKDGEETVSPSTPEVQEGDHMLSLSVIEEVLSMSSHTPNPLISHHWPRDKTSPSQTKTKLTSHSDPVDDHLHVLHNRGPMANNMSESEKNKANHLDHSSTPSDCPVQPKINTWTSGSCDSRTVSPVFQKFLDDVGEGPLTDDLLRCLAEELISLDERDGVCPENNCDSDQREFRNNSELRCEKSLLGDFTSPGEVLSGSGLVVDDAITWRKGEVLGRGAYGTVFCGLTNQGQLIAVKQVALDASDLKTADKEYNRLQEEVDLLKNLHHDNIVGFLGTSLRDHMVSIFMEYVPGGSIASVLHRFGPLPERVLALYTRQILEGVSYLHLNRVIHRDLKGNNVMLMPTGVVKLIDFGCARRLRCLTHTYSHSDLLKSVHGTPYWMAPEVINETGHGRKSDIWSVGCTVFEMATGKPPLSHMDKMAALFYIGARRGLMPSLPDRFSEDARDFVQVCLTNDQKQRPSAEQLLDHPFIPNNVILV; translated from the exons ATGTTCAGGGCTCTGCCCCACCAGACCCAGCTCCTCCAGGCTGCTTGGCAGGGAGACCTCCACTCCCTGCAGCACCTTCTG GCCCAGACAGACCTAGTGGACGTGAACACTCAGAACCGCGACGGGCTGACCCCTCTAATGCTGGCTGTGAGGGACGTCGACTTGTTTGAGGAGCTGGACGTCCGATTGCCATGGGAATACAGACCTGTGGAGGTGGTCAGGGAACTGCTGGCTCTCTCAGC TGACCTGGGGGTGTGTGATGACAACGGCTGTTCTGCTCTTCACTATGCTGCACAGATAGAGAGCCCCATGAAAGACGAACTCATCCACATGATGGTTGAGTCCCTCAGACAGCCAG CGCCCACGCCCCTGGACCTGCAGTGCTTCCACCCTGATGAGCTGAGAGTAAactcccccagcccctctccctaTCTGACCCAAAATGTCCTCATTCAGACTGCTGCCAGCACAGAG GATTTGCTGGAGTCTCCAGAGTGTGTTCCTTTATCCAACCATCATAAAGCCATCAATCAAG ATAAGgggctctccctctccttccagaGCGCCATGGATACCCTGATGGACATGAGGCAAGCCTAccaagatctggggaagggtagcag TCAAGGTTCATCTATACCCAGTCTGTGGTTCAGAGCCAGACACTTAGACAAACTGGATCCTACACCGGGGCTATTGAAGACCACAGGAAGCTCACCCTGCCTGCCTGTTCCCCCCAGCCCGATGGCCCCTCACCCAGCCCAGCTGAGCCAATCTGCCCCCGGTCTATTGGAGCCTCTCCTGGACTCTCTGGTCCAGGCCCGAGTTCACATCCAGAACA GGCTTGGATGTGGTGAAACGGAGAAAAAAAGCAGTGGTCGAAAG GGCTCCTTCCCTGCCCTGCTTCCAGGCCCCATCAGGACCCCCAAGCTGTTAGCCCCTCTGGAGGGGAGGCATAGAAACGGAGGAGTGCTGCCCGGCCTGAAGCACCCTTCTCCCCTAAAGCCCATCAACCTTGTGCCCCTGATGCCCCTGACCTCCATGTCCTCCATAACCTCCAGGCTGAGGAGGGAGAGGCTGGCCAGGACCAGGGTGAGCCCCAGAGGGTCCCCAGGCACCAGAGGGGGCAGCGAGGAGAGCAGCTTCAGTAGCCAATCCACCATTGACTTGGAGGTAGATGTGGATGACAATAAGAGAGACTTAAGAGAGACTACAGCAAAACAACACGCTGGAGAGACTTTTGAGGGAAGGTTGCAGTTGGATCTAGACTCATCTGGGAAGTTTAATGTTGGAGATTACAGTCAGGATAATGCAGACCATAGGAATAGGGAGTCGACAAGACATCAGGGTGCCTTTCCTAGGGATAACAAGGAAGGAGTATCTATCAAATCTGACCCTGGAGGGAGAGGGTACAAAGCAATAATTGAGTTGAGTCACCAACTTAACCCCGATTTGACGAATTTCAAAGATGTTAACAGCACTTCATGCTTTGAGAGGGACTGTGAGGGTGAGGTTGTGGCAGTGGAATGGACGGAGGTGATGTGCTCAGGGGGTCTCTCAAAAGAGACTACAAGTACTGAGCCAACTACCACACGTCCCTTTGCATCTAAAAGAAATGGAAACAAAGAGATTCAAGTTGATGACAATGCAAAGACTAGTGTTGTGGATGACACCAAGTATCAATGTCTTCCTTCTACTGTGAATGTCACACTACCTGAATTAAACCCTCCTACAGAGAAAAAGATCAAACCTACCAAGCCTGCCAAGAACAAAGAGAGTAGAGGCAGCACTAGCATCCAAACCAATCAGTCTTTCAACGTCTTGGCACACAAAGATCACATTCGGGGGAACAGCAAGTCCAAAAGCAACCTGAGGACTTCACCCATTCCTTCACAAGTCAAAGGCAAAGTCAGAAAACCTCCTGATCTCATCGTCAATGGGATAATCTCTACAAAGACTGGTCAGAAAAGCACAGACTCAACCTCTGTCAGAACGAGGGTTACAGAGCCCGTACATCCAAGCTGCAAAAAGCTGAACAACgacaaaaaggcacctaaaataAAAGTACCTTGTCAGAAACATATTCAGCAGAGGGAACCGAAAAGTGCCAGACAAGCCAAGACTGGGTCACAACTGGGGACCCTGAGGGCCAAGTCAGCCGTGGACTACATCACGTATAGTGATATCTTCCAGGAAATCAACACCGGAGATGAGGGACCAGTCATCTATGAGATGTTTGCCGGCCCGGTGTTTGACAACATAAGAGTTTCCAGTTCATGTGAGAGGACGAGGCAGGTCCTGTCTGCCCCGTCTAGGAAGACCCAAACCCACAGGACCAAACACAAATGCCCTAAACCACTGGAGAGCAGAAGAGTGAGGCGAAGCCCTGTGGACAAGGCCAAGCAGAGGAAGAACAGGGCTATTAGGCCTATATCCAGGGGAAAGTCACATCTGACACCTATCGCCAGCACGCATGACAAAGACGACGTGGTGGTTATTTCTGGGCTTGACTGGCAAATCCACATCCAGACTAAGACTGAGCTGGTCCTCGGTAAAGATGGAGAAGAGACAGTCTCTCCCAGCACACCCGAGGTTCAGGAGGGGGACCATATGTTGTCACTGTCAGTGATCGAAGAAGTGCTGTCTATGTCCAGCCATACGCCAAACCCACTAATCTCTCACCACTGGCCGAGAGACAAAACCTCCCCCAGTCAGACAAAGACTAAACTCACATCTCATTCTGACCCAGTTGATGATCACCTCCATGTGCTGCACAATAGGGGACCCATGGCGAACAACATGTCAGAAAGTGAGAAAAACAAGGCAAATCATTTAGACCATTCATCCACCCCATCCGATTGCCCTGTGCAGCCTAAGATCAACACCTGGACCTCAGGTAGCTGTGACAGCAGGACAGTGTCCCCTGTGTTCCAGAAGTTTCTGGATGATGTGGGGGAGGGACCACTGACCGATGACCTGCTCCGTTGTCTGGCAGAAGAGCTGATATCACTGGATGAGAGAGATGGTGTATGTCCAGAAAACAACTGTGACTCAGACCAGAGGGAATTCAGAAACAATTCTGAGCTGAGATGTGAGAAGTCATTACTGGGG GATTTTACATCACCTGGAGAAGTGCTCAGTGGGTCTGGGTTGGTAGTGGATGATGCCATCACCTGGAGGAAAGGAGAAGTGCTGGGCAGAGGAGCTTATGGAACT GTGTTCTGTGGACTGACCAACCAAGGCCAGCTGATAGCCGTAAAACAGGTGGCCCTGGACGCCTCAGACCTCAAAACCGCAGACAAGGAGTACAACCGTCTACAGGAGGAAGTAGACCTCTTAAAGAACCTCCATCACGACAACATTGTGGGATTTCTGGGCACCTCTCTGCGGGACCACATGGTCAGCATCTTCATGGAGTATGTCCCCGGAGGCTCCATCGCCAGCGTGCTCCACCGCTTTGGTCCCCTTCCGGAGCGCGTCCTGGCCCTGTACACCCGCCAGATCCTGGAGGGGGTGTCCTACCTGCACCTCAACAGGGTCATCCACAGGGACCTGAAGGGGAACAATGTGATGTTGATGCCTACGGGAGTAGTCA